In the genome of Lentisphaera araneosa HTCC2155, the window ATCGATCTGAAAAAAATGACTTGAGTTCTGAGTACCCTGAGGTAGTTAGCAAACTTCGCAATAAACTAGATTCTTGGAGAAATGGAATCGGAGCTTTTATTCCCACTGAATTAAATCCAGATTTTGGGAAACAGCAGTCAGACTCAAAGCCTAAGAAGATTAAAAAGAATAAGAAGAAAAAAAGTTCTGTAAAGAAAACGACGATTTAGCAGTCACTTCAAAAGATTTTTAGTGTTGTTTAATAAAAACTATTTAAAGGAAATTTATGCATAAGTTACTATTATTATTTTTTGCGCTGCTAGGCGTGCAGACCTGGGGCTCAGATAGACCCAACATTCTTTGGCTTACGAGTGAAGATAATAACGTGACTCATATAGGCTGCTATGGTAATGAACATGCGGTGACGCCTAATATTGATAAATTGGCTTCCGAAGGTTTTCGCTACACTCATTGTTATTCAAATACGGCGGTTTGTTCGGCAACTCGTACTTCTTGGATTACGGGTATGAATGCGGTTTCTATGGCGGGGCACAATCATCGTAGCAGCGTCAGTGTACCTGAAGACAAAGTTATTTTTTACCCGCAGATGCTTCGCAAAGCGGGTTACTACGCGGTGAATACGGGCAAGACAGATTATAATACCCGGAAAGATCCACGTTTAAGAACCATGTGGAGTACGAGCAAGTTAAATTGGAAAAGTTTGAAAGAAAATCAGCCCTTTTTTCAAGTGATTAATCATGTAGATTCTCACGAGAGTCGTGCTATGGGGAAAGACTATAACTATCCTCAGGACAAGGTGAAAATCCCTCCTTATCATCCCGACACCAAAGAAGTGCGTGCCAATTATGGCCACTATTACAAAAATGTCACCAAGATGGACGCTGCGATTGGCAAAGCTTTAGCTGAACTCGAAAAGCAGGGCTTAGCGGAAAACACAATTGTTATCTACAATTCAGATCATGGTGGGCCACTTCCCCGCGGCAAACGCTACATGTATAATTCTGGAACGCATTGCCCCATGATCATACGCATCCCCGAGAAATATAAAGACCTTTGGCCTGCAAATAAGCCAGGGTCCACAGTGGATCGTTTAGTGAGTTTCATTGACATGCCAAGCACTTGGCTCTCTTTGGCGGGGGCTAAAATTCCAAGCAACTATCAAGGAGAAATCTTCTTAGGAAAAAATCAAAGCAAAGAACCCGAGTTTGTTTTTCACTTTCGTGGCCGCAATGATGGAAAAATAGAGAATGCACGAGCTATTCGCGACAAACAATTTCTTTATGTTCGCAATTACATCCCTTATGTAGCTCGTGGTCAGCATCTGCCATACCAATGGAAAATCCCCATGCAACGCGATTGGGAGAATGATTTCAAAAATGGTACACTCGATGCAGATCAAAGCCGTTTCTTTAAGCTTAAGCCTAAGGATGAGCTCTATGATGTGAGTAAAGATTCTTTTTGTTTGAATAACCTCGCCCAAAGTCCTGAATATAAGCAAGTCGTCGAAACAATGAAGAAGAAGTTGGACACTCGCCAACGTCAATACACTGATGCCGGACTTATTTCTGAATCAGAACTTAATCAACGTGCGGCTCAAAATGCCATTACGCCTTACGAAGTGATTCATAATCAAGAGCTCTACGATCTCGATGCTTATATGCAGGCTGCGGCGATCGCTCTAGAACAGAAAACGGAGTATTACTCGCAGCTTCAAGGCTTACTCAAGAGTAAAGATAGCGGCGTTCGCCACTGGGCCGTATGCGGTTTGTTCATGTTGAAAGATAAAGTTGATGTTCTTTCCGATGTAGAGCCTTTGCTCACAGATTCGAGTGACACGGTTCGAGCTATGGCTGCCTGGGTAGTGATAGAAATTAATCAGGCTCCTGCAGCATATAAGGTTTTTGAGGACTTACTGCAGTCAAATACTTATGCGGAATTAGAAGTTTTAAATTATATTGATTGGATGGGTAAAGAAAATAATACTGCCCTTATCCCCTTTGTGAGAAAATATAAAATTAAGGACTCCAAATTGAAACCCTTTCACGATTATCTGGTGAAGGGGATGTCAGCTCTAGGTCCAAAACAAAAGATCAAAAAACAAAAAAAGAACAAAGGTAAGAAATCATGAATTTATTCAGATCTACGGGAGTCCTACTCCTTTCGCTCTGCGCGAGTTTAACGGCGGCGGAAAAGCCGAATATCGTTTTTATCTATGGCGATGACGTCGGTTTTGGTGATGTGGGCGTTTATGGTTCAGAAAAGATCCCAACGCCGCATATCGATAAGCTCGCCAAGGGCGGGATCCAATTCACCGACGGTCACTGTTCAGCTGCGACCTGTTCGCCGTCGCGTTTTGCCATGCTTACAGGTGTTCACGCCTTTCGCCATGGAGTGAATATCCTTCCTCCGAATGCACCGCTTAGTATTCCAACAGATATCCCTACGCTTCCCAAAATGCTCCGTGAAAATGGTTATGTAACGGGTGTCGTGGGTAAATGGCATTTAGGTATTGGTGCTAAGGGTGTTGAAACTGACTGGAATGGCGATGTGAAGCCTGGTCCTTTAGAGATTGGTTTTGATCAAATGTTTTTATTGCCATCAACAAATGATCGTGTTCCCTGTGTTTACTTAGATGGCCATCGCGTTTACAACTATGATCCTAATGATCCTATTTATGTTGGTAGAACTTTGGAATCAGTCAACAAGCCAGGGTCAACTCAATATGGTGATGCAAGAAAGAATCCTGAATTGATGACCTACTACCCCAGTACACATGGCCATAATAATTCTGTGATCAATGGTATTGGTCGTATCGGTTTTATGTCGGGCGGTGAAAAAGCTCTGTGGAATGACGAAACAATGGCCGATGTCTTTGTGGAAAAAGCTTCTGAATTCATCAAAGAAAAAGCTAAGGGCGATAAGCCTTTTTTCCTTTACTTTGCCTCGCAAGATATTCATGTGCCTCGTGCACCGCACCCACGTTTTCAAGGTGCAACCAAATTAGGTAAGCGCGGTGATGCCATGGTTCAATTCGATTGGTGCACTGGCGCGCTCATGAAAGCGCTTGATGAAGCGGGTGTGGCTGATAATACCATCGTCTTCTTCTCAAGTGACAATGGACCAGTTTATGATGATGGTTATGCCGATGGTTCAGTGACAAAAACGTCCTCAAAAGAAACGGATCATGGTCATGACGGTTCCGGTATCTACCGCGGTGGCAAGTATCAGATCTACGAAGGTGGAACACGTGTGCCTTTCATTATCAGCTGGCCGGCAAAAATTAAGCCAGCTGTTTCTGATGCGATGGTGAACCAAGTGGATCTCTACACTTCATTTGCAAAATTAGTTGGTCATGACCTACGCAAAGAAGAAGCGATTGATAGTCGCGATACGCTCGCAGCTTTCCTTGGTGAAGAATCACAGGGCTTGGATTACATGTTCAATGAGGCAAGAAAAACGGATCATGCCGTTCGCCAGGGTAAATGGAAGTTTATCTCTAAAGGTGGTAAGAAAAAGAAAAAATCTAACGACGAACTTTATGACCTAGAGGCCGACCCAAGTGAGCAAAAGAATGTCGTTAAAGAATTTCCTGAAGTTGCGGGAGATATGAAAAAGCTTCTCGAGCAAGTTCGCAAGTCATCTGGATTGCGTTTCGACTAAGAAACTTTCATCTTCTTTTCTAAAAGCCTTTGCGATTTCCGCAAAGGCTTTTTTCTTGGTTAGATGAATTTCTTACTTTCGTTAAAGCTACGCGATTCTGAAACCTGAAACCTGAAACCTGAAACCTGCATTTATGTCCTTATTTGATCATCCACGTGTCGAGCCTCTTGCGGCGACTTTGCGTCCTGAGGGCTTTGGCGACTTCTTTGGCCAAGGACATCTAACGGCAGAAGGCTCACTTTTGAGACGATCGATTGAGAATGATTGTTTTAGTTCGATCATTTTTACTGGGCCTC includes:
- a CDS encoding sulfatase-like hydrolase/transferase; the encoded protein is MHKLLLLFFALLGVQTWGSDRPNILWLTSEDNNVTHIGCYGNEHAVTPNIDKLASEGFRYTHCYSNTAVCSATRTSWITGMNAVSMAGHNHRSSVSVPEDKVIFYPQMLRKAGYYAVNTGKTDYNTRKDPRLRTMWSTSKLNWKSLKENQPFFQVINHVDSHESRAMGKDYNYPQDKVKIPPYHPDTKEVRANYGHYYKNVTKMDAAIGKALAELEKQGLAENTIVIYNSDHGGPLPRGKRYMYNSGTHCPMIIRIPEKYKDLWPANKPGSTVDRLVSFIDMPSTWLSLAGAKIPSNYQGEIFLGKNQSKEPEFVFHFRGRNDGKIENARAIRDKQFLYVRNYIPYVARGQHLPYQWKIPMQRDWENDFKNGTLDADQSRFFKLKPKDELYDVSKDSFCLNNLAQSPEYKQVVETMKKKLDTRQRQYTDAGLISESELNQRAAQNAITPYEVIHNQELYDLDAYMQAAAIALEQKTEYYSQLQGLLKSKDSGVRHWAVCGLFMLKDKVDVLSDVEPLLTDSSDTVRAMAAWVVIEINQAPAAYKVFEDLLQSNTYAELEVLNYIDWMGKENNTALIPFVRKYKIKDSKLKPFHDYLVKGMSALGPKQKIKKQKKNKGKKS
- a CDS encoding sulfatase-like hydrolase/transferase produces the protein MNLFRSTGVLLLSLCASLTAAEKPNIVFIYGDDVGFGDVGVYGSEKIPTPHIDKLAKGGIQFTDGHCSAATCSPSRFAMLTGVHAFRHGVNILPPNAPLSIPTDIPTLPKMLRENGYVTGVVGKWHLGIGAKGVETDWNGDVKPGPLEIGFDQMFLLPSTNDRVPCVYLDGHRVYNYDPNDPIYVGRTLESVNKPGSTQYGDARKNPELMTYYPSTHGHNNSVINGIGRIGFMSGGEKALWNDETMADVFVEKASEFIKEKAKGDKPFFLYFASQDIHVPRAPHPRFQGATKLGKRGDAMVQFDWCTGALMKALDEAGVADNTIVFFSSDNGPVYDDGYADGSVTKTSSKETDHGHDGSGIYRGGKYQIYEGGTRVPFIISWPAKIKPAVSDAMVNQVDLYTSFAKLVGHDLRKEEAIDSRDTLAAFLGEESQGLDYMFNEARKTDHAVRQGKWKFISKGGKKKKKSNDELYDLEADPSEQKNVVKEFPEVAGDMKKLLEQVRKSSGLRFD